Proteins encoded by one window of Geobacter sp. DSM 9736:
- a CDS encoding Gfo/Idh/MocA family protein: MKRIRTAVIGVGYLGRFHAQKYAAIEHSDLVAVVDLDPQQGGRVAEEVGTRYCGDYREIADQVDAVSIVVPTNYHHEVAKFFLERGKHVLLEKPITRTLEEADELIRIAAAKGAVFQVGHLERFNPAMAALGGVLKEPRFIDATRIGPFKARGTDVNIVLDLMIHDIEIIQHLVGSNVARIDAVGAPVFTAGEDIANARIVFENGCVANVTASRVSFTSERKMRIFQPDSYVVLDFQNRKLAVLRKGDGESAPGVPAVDVSEQSFEQVDALRLEIEAFLESIATGKAPVVTGEDGRKALEIALLINKQL; the protein is encoded by the coding sequence ATGAAAAGGATACGGACGGCGGTCATAGGTGTCGGATACCTCGGGCGATTCCACGCGCAGAAATATGCTGCCATAGAGCACTCGGACCTCGTCGCGGTGGTCGATCTTGACCCGCAGCAGGGGGGGCGGGTGGCAGAGGAGGTCGGCACCAGGTACTGTGGCGATTACCGAGAGATAGCTGACCAAGTGGATGCGGTCAGCATCGTCGTGCCGACCAATTACCATCATGAGGTAGCGAAGTTTTTCCTGGAGCGGGGGAAGCATGTTCTCCTCGAAAAGCCTATCACTCGGACGCTGGAGGAAGCTGACGAGCTGATCCGCATTGCTGCGGCCAAGGGTGCTGTTTTTCAGGTGGGGCATCTGGAGCGGTTCAATCCGGCCATGGCGGCGCTCGGGGGCGTGCTCAAGGAGCCCAGGTTCATCGATGCCACACGGATAGGGCCGTTCAAGGCACGGGGGACCGACGTCAACATCGTCCTCGACCTGATGATACACGATATCGAAATCATCCAGCACCTGGTAGGAAGCAACGTGGCCCGGATCGATGCGGTCGGTGCACCGGTTTTCACCGCCGGAGAGGATATCGCAAACGCCAGGATTGTCTTCGAGAATGGCTGTGTTGCCAACGTGACCGCCAGCCGGGTGAGTTTCACCAGTGAGCGGAAAATGCGTATCTTCCAGCCCGATTCCTACGTCGTTCTGGACTTTCAGAACAGGAAATTGGCGGTGCTCCGGAAGGGAGATGGAGAATCGGCACCGGGCGTTCCTGCTGTGGACGTCAGTGAACAGAGTTTCGAACAGGTGGATGCGCTGAGGCTTGAGATCGAGGCATTTCTCGAATCCATCGCAACAGGGAAGGCTCCCGTCGTTACAGGGGAGGATGGAAGGAAGGCGCTGGAGATTGCCCTCCTCATCAACAAGCAGCTTTAA
- the fabZ gene encoding 3-hydroxyacyl-ACP dehydratase FabZ: protein MLDVNQIMEILPHRYPFLMVDRILEVEPGKRIVGIKNVTINEPFFPGHFPGHPVMPGVLIIEAMAQIAGIMAYLASSEADREKVTYFMAIDNARFRKPVKPGDQLRIEAETIYTKRGIWSMACKAYVEDTLVTEAELKATFADK from the coding sequence ATGCTTGACGTAAACCAGATCATGGAGATACTGCCCCACCGGTATCCGTTTCTGATGGTGGACAGGATTCTTGAGGTCGAGCCGGGGAAACGGATCGTCGGGATCAAGAATGTAACCATCAACGAACCCTTCTTTCCGGGGCACTTTCCTGGGCACCCCGTCATGCCGGGAGTGCTTATCATAGAGGCCATGGCTCAGATAGCAGGCATCATGGCATACCTTGCGTCCAGTGAAGCGGATCGGGAAAAGGTCACCTATTTCATGGCGATCGATAACGCAAGGTTCAGAAAGCCGGTCAAGCCCGGGGACCAGCTGCGAATCGAGGCGGAAACAATCTATACCAAGCGGGGTATCTGGAGCATGGCCTGTAAGGCATATGTAGAAGATACACTCGTGACCGAAGCGGAGTTGAAGGCTACCTTCGCAGACAAATAA
- the lpxD gene encoding UDP-3-O-(3-hydroxymyristoyl)glucosamine N-acyltransferase: MEKTLNELAQYLGGTLVGDGEARITGLAGLDEAVEGQITFLANPKYAGKVSDTRASAVVLPPGAERYGRNAIQVANPYLAFAKLLTLFHVRSLPVKGVCEGAVVGSGVIMGTDVTVHPGACIMDGVKLGNRATVFPGAVLYEGVEIGDDTVIHANVTIRERCRIGSRVIVHSGTVIGSDGFGYAPDDASWYKIPQIGIVVIEDDVEVGANVAIDRAALNVTLIRRGTKIDNLTQIAHNCVIGENCMIVSQVGISGSTTIGSHVTLAGQVGVAGHIHIGDNTMIGGKSGVTGSIPANGMFSGIPAIPHREWLRAMGTVPRLPEMKKNISALEKRIQELEEKLEQLSSK, translated from the coding sequence GTGGAAAAAACTCTCAACGAACTGGCCCAATATCTGGGCGGCACACTCGTCGGCGACGGGGAGGCCAGGATCACAGGACTTGCCGGGCTCGACGAAGCCGTGGAAGGCCAGATTACCTTCCTCGCCAATCCGAAGTATGCCGGGAAGGTATCGGACACCCGCGCTTCCGCCGTTGTCCTCCCTCCCGGAGCCGAAAGATACGGTCGCAACGCGATTCAGGTCGCCAATCCCTACCTGGCTTTCGCCAAGCTCCTGACACTTTTCCATGTACGGTCTCTGCCGGTGAAGGGGGTATGCGAAGGGGCCGTTGTGGGCAGCGGCGTCATTATGGGAACCGATGTGACGGTCCATCCTGGAGCGTGCATAATGGATGGTGTGAAGCTTGGTAACCGTGCGACGGTTTTCCCGGGGGCCGTGCTTTATGAAGGTGTGGAAATCGGCGACGATACCGTGATCCATGCCAACGTGACTATAAGGGAGCGGTGCCGGATCGGCAGCAGGGTTATCGTCCACAGTGGCACAGTCATCGGCAGCGACGGCTTCGGTTATGCTCCCGACGACGCCTCCTGGTACAAGATTCCCCAGATCGGCATAGTCGTTATAGAGGATGACGTGGAGGTCGGCGCCAATGTCGCCATCGACCGCGCCGCGCTTAACGTGACACTCATCAGGCGCGGGACCAAGATAGACAATCTGACCCAGATAGCTCACAACTGCGTCATCGGTGAGAACTGCATGATTGTCTCCCAGGTCGGCATCTCCGGGAGCACCACCATCGGTTCCCATGTTACCCTTGCAGGGCAGGTCGGCGTGGCGGGGCACATTCACATCGGTGACAATACGATGATAGGGGGCAAGTCCGGAGTAACCGGCAGTATCCCTGCCAACGGAATGTTCAGCGGCATTCCCGCTATTCCGCACAGGGAATGGCTGCGGGCGATGGGTACCGTGCCCAGGCTTCCGGAAATGAAGAAAAACATCAGCGCCCTTGAAAAGAGAATTCAGGAGCTGGAGGAAAAGCTGGAGCAGTTAAGTTCGAAGTAA
- a CDS encoding DegT/DnrJ/EryC1/StrS aminotransferase family protein, whose protein sequence is MIPMVDLRTQYLSIKEEIDKGILEALDKTQFILGPNVAAFEQEAAAYLGVPNAVAVASGTDALHLALAAAGITVGDEVITSPFTFIATAEAIRYVGATPVFVDIDPKTFNIDPSKIEAAVTSRTRAILPVHLFGQPADMAPIEEICKRHNLLLVEDCAQSFGASINGKMTGAIGALGCFSFFPSKNLGCYGDGGMITATSAELAEKVKILRNHGSKVRYHHSVIGYNSRLDEIQAVILRAKLKRISAYNEGRRRVAHRYSSLLAGSQVTPPFEDGLGVHVYHQYTVLTDSRDAIMQALTAAQIASAVYYPIPLHRQEVFAAEYGNVSLPVAEEVASRCMSLPIFPEMTDEQVEEVVRVIKGC, encoded by the coding sequence ATGATTCCGATGGTTGATCTGAGAACACAGTACCTGAGCATCAAAGAGGAAATCGATAAGGGCATTCTTGAGGCGCTGGACAAGACCCAGTTCATTCTCGGTCCCAATGTTGCCGCATTCGAGCAGGAGGCTGCGGCCTATCTCGGTGTGCCTAATGCCGTTGCGGTTGCTTCAGGAACCGACGCCCTGCATCTGGCGCTAGCCGCAGCCGGCATCACGGTCGGGGACGAGGTAATCACCTCCCCCTTCACCTTCATAGCCACCGCTGAAGCAATACGGTACGTCGGTGCTACTCCCGTTTTTGTCGATATCGATCCGAAGACATTCAACATCGATCCGTCGAAAATCGAAGCTGCGGTAACGAGCAGGACTCGCGCGATACTTCCGGTGCACCTGTTCGGACAGCCGGCAGACATGGCTCCCATCGAGGAGATCTGCAAGCGGCACAATCTTCTCCTCGTCGAGGATTGCGCCCAGTCCTTCGGCGCTTCCATCAACGGAAAGATGACCGGGGCCATTGGTGCCCTCGGCTGCTTCAGCTTCTTCCCAAGCAAAAACCTCGGCTGTTACGGTGACGGCGGGATGATTACCGCCACCTCCGCGGAACTGGCAGAGAAGGTGAAAATTCTGCGCAACCATGGCAGCAAGGTTCGATATCATCACTCCGTAATCGGTTACAACAGTCGCCTCGACGAAATCCAGGCGGTCATTCTTAGAGCAAAACTAAAGCGGATATCGGCATATAACGAGGGACGCCGCCGCGTCGCTCACCGGTACAGCTCACTTCTTGCCGGCTCCCAGGTCACTCCCCCCTTCGAAGATGGCCTTGGCGTCCACGTTTACCATCAGTACACGGTGCTGACCGATTCCCGCGATGCCATCATGCAGGCCCTAACCGCAGCGCAGATAGCTTCGGCCGTGTATTACCCCATTCCGCTACACCGCCAGGAGGTCTTCGCGGCAGAATATGGCAATGTTTCGCTGCCGGTGGCTGAAGAAGTGGCTTCACGCTGCATGTCGCTCCCCATCTTCCCCGAAATGACCGACGAGCAGGTGGAGGAAGTGGTACGGGTTATCAAGGGTTGCTGA
- the lpxA gene encoding acyl-ACP--UDP-N-acetylglucosamine O-acyltransferase: MIHSTAVIHPTAELAENVEVGPYVVIGPHVRVGQGTKIGAHTVIESWTELGEENIISHMASIGAPPQDLKYRGEETWLKIGDRNIIREFSTLHRATTAKECVTSIGSNNMFMAYSHVAHDCKVGSNVIMANCATLAGHVTIEDSVTFGGLTAVHQFTRIGSHVMVGGGTLVGTDVPPYTIATGGDRRDAQLRGLNLIGLKRRGFPDEVIASLKTAYKILVLSQLKLADAIERIKQEVPASPEVNHFIEFIEHPSQRGICRR; encoded by the coding sequence ATGATACATTCTACCGCGGTGATACACCCCACCGCAGAGCTGGCTGAAAATGTTGAGGTCGGACCGTACGTCGTGATCGGTCCCCATGTCAGGGTGGGGCAGGGGACGAAGATAGGCGCGCATACGGTTATCGAGTCGTGGACCGAACTGGGGGAGGAGAACATCATTTCCCATATGGCTTCCATAGGCGCTCCTCCCCAGGACCTGAAGTACAGGGGGGAGGAGACCTGGCTCAAGATCGGCGACCGCAACATAATCCGTGAGTTTTCCACCCTTCATCGGGCCACCACCGCCAAGGAATGCGTAACCAGCATCGGAAGCAACAACATGTTCATGGCTTACTCTCACGTCGCCCATGACTGCAAGGTCGGGAGCAATGTTATCATGGCCAACTGTGCGACTCTCGCCGGTCACGTTACCATCGAAGACTCCGTTACCTTTGGCGGCCTTACCGCCGTTCACCAGTTCACACGGATCGGTTCTCACGTCATGGTCGGCGGCGGGACGCTCGTAGGGACTGATGTCCCCCCGTATACGATCGCTACCGGGGGGGACCGGCGCGACGCGCAGCTGAGAGGCCTCAACCTCATCGGCCTCAAACGGCGCGGTTTCCCCGATGAAGTCATTGCGAGCCTGAAAACAGCCTACAAGATACTTGTCCTTTCCCAGTTGAAGCTTGCCGATGCCATCGAGCGGATCAAGCAGGAGGTCCCTGCTTCGCCGGAAGTGAATCACTTCATCGAGTTCATCGAGCACCCTTCGCAACGGGGGATTTGCAGGCGATGA
- a CDS encoding OmpH family outer membrane protein gives MKRAITASVLLLCLAFAAPVLAEGGKIGSVDVQKVLLFSESGKGAKEQLAQKANKYELDKNTKEEELKKLKAELEKQSVLLSESARITKEKDYQQKLKEYQRFLKDAQDDLQAKNDELTSRIVDEIVKVVQDYGRKNKYTFIFVKNEGMIYQDETADVTDDILKQFNASKKK, from the coding sequence ATGAAAAGAGCCATTACCGCATCCGTTCTTCTGCTTTGCCTTGCATTCGCCGCTCCCGTCCTTGCAGAGGGGGGGAAGATCGGTTCCGTGGATGTCCAGAAAGTCCTCCTCTTTTCGGAGTCCGGAAAGGGTGCCAAGGAGCAACTCGCCCAGAAGGCGAACAAGTACGAACTCGACAAGAACACCAAGGAAGAAGAGCTCAAGAAGCTGAAGGCTGAACTTGAGAAGCAGAGCGTCCTTCTTTCCGAGTCTGCTCGTATCACCAAGGAGAAGGACTATCAGCAGAAGCTCAAGGAGTACCAGCGTTTTCTCAAGGACGCGCAGGATGATCTTCAGGCGAAGAATGACGAGCTGACGAGCCGGATCGTCGACGAGATAGTCAAGGTCGTTCAGGACTACGGCCGCAAGAACAAGTACACCTTCATCTTCGTAAAGAACGAAGGAATGATTTATCAGGACGAGACTGCTGACGTGACGGATGACATCCTCAAGCAGTTCAACGCTTCGAAGAAAAAGTAG